One window from the genome of Buchnera aphidicola str. Ua (Uroleucon ambrosiae) encodes:
- the cyoA gene encoding ubiquinol oxidase subunit II: MICLSNIYTKFFRVLSLIVVFFFLNGCSSIILHPSGSIAIQEYSLILISFVMMLFIIIPVIFMTIYFAFKYRSTNTNQIYRPNWSDSKKIEIVIWTIPIVIVSFLAFLAWNNTHVLEPKKSIISIHDPIKIDVVALDWKWLFIYPDYHIATINEIMFPVNRPIIFRITSKSVMNAFFIPDLGSQIYAMPGMITKLNLIANYSGKHQGISSNYSGKGFSNMKFTAISVLNHADFLEWVKKIKTSSKTLNTIKDFNILSIPNDNYSIEYFSNVKKRLFNQIVNQYRIKNFKILDKNTEYKKINESIKFGEIESCLEN; the protein is encoded by the coding sequence ATGATATGTTTAAGTAATATTTATACTAAATTTTTTAGAGTATTATCATTAATAGTAGTATTTTTTTTTCTAAATGGATGTAGCAGTATAATATTGCATCCTAGTGGATCTATTGCCATACAAGAATACTCATTAATATTAATATCATTTGTCATGATGTTATTTATTATTATTCCTGTTATTTTTATGACAATATATTTTGCTTTTAAATACCGCTCAACTAATACTAATCAGATATATCGACCGAATTGGTCAGATTCAAAAAAAATAGAAATAGTAATATGGACAATACCAATTGTTATCGTTTCTTTTTTAGCTTTTTTAGCTTGGAATAATACACATGTATTAGAACCAAAAAAATCTATTATTTCTATTCATGATCCTATTAAAATAGATGTAGTTGCTTTAGATTGGAAATGGTTATTTATTTATCCAGATTATCATATTGCTACTATTAATGAAATTATGTTCCCTGTTAATCGACCTATCATTTTTCGTATTACTTCAAAATCTGTTATGAATGCTTTTTTTATTCCGGATTTAGGTAGTCAAATATATGCTATGCCTGGAATGATAACAAAATTAAATTTAATTGCGAATTACTCAGGTAAGCATCAAGGTATATCATCGAATTATAGTGGAAAAGGTTTTTCTAATATGAAATTTACAGCTATATCTGTTTTGAATCATGCTGATTTTTTAGAGTGGGTAAAAAAAATAAAAACATCATCTAAAACATTAAATACAATAAAAGATTTTAATATTCTATCTATACCAAATGATAATTATTCTATAGAATATTTCTCCAATGTTAAAAAAAGATTATTTAATCAAATTGTTAATCAATATCGTATAAAAAATTTTAAAATCTTAGATAAAAATACTGAATATAAAAAAATAAATGAAAGTATTAAGTTTGGAGAAATAGAATCATGTTTGGAAAATTAA
- the tig gene encoding trigger factor, with the protein MKFVMEKNQDESHRVTINILKETINNSLQKEFIKLSKTKIINGFRKGKIPITFIQKKYGDVVYYDIFKQLMQKFFYEFLNKEKIKIIGSPQYYIHNNKNEKKEYVQYSVIYEIYPTFQIKNINNITVNKINVQITDEEIQNNIEKYKYKNFFWKKINKPIKSNNRVTIDYEVYNNIHLITKFNKKNYTFIVSDTTLIPQLKYKIINHVINDIIFFTIKFHALYPIQELQNQNITFKIKITKIEEQEEIETDSNTIKNIYEQKLNQKQYKNIKNNIYAQIQKITEKYLEDQIIDQIIKKNIILIPPILFKQNKKNLHKEYVKQYHEKNSNILEKKYHYNFDIKVKKQLCMQIILDTILSNEKIFVDEKNLTSLINKISLNYKKPTEIINLYNKNETFKNTIKNIELKNQAIKFLKNNVNIVEKYWTFNDFINYEWETYNEFAT; encoded by the coding sequence ATGAAATTTGTTATGGAAAAAAATCAAGATGAAAGCCATCGCGTTACAATTAATATTCTAAAAGAAACAATTAATAATTCTCTTCAAAAAGAATTTATAAAACTTAGTAAAACTAAAATTATTAATGGATTTAGAAAAGGTAAAATTCCTATTACATTTATACAAAAAAAATATGGTGATGTTGTTTATTATGATATATTTAAACAACTAATGCAAAAATTTTTTTATGAATTTTTAAATAAAGAAAAAATAAAAATTATTGGCTCTCCACAATATTATATCCATAACAATAAAAACGAAAAAAAAGAATATGTTCAATACTCTGTTATATATGAAATTTATCCAACATTTCAAATAAAAAATATTAATAATATTACAGTAAATAAAATCAATGTTCAGATTACAGATGAAGAAATTCAAAACAATATTGAAAAATATAAATATAAAAATTTTTTTTGGAAAAAAATTAATAAACCTATTAAATCTAATAATCGTGTAACTATTGATTATGAAGTTTATAATAATATTCACTTAATCACTAAATTTAATAAAAAAAATTATACATTTATTGTATCTGACACTACATTAATTCCTCAATTAAAATATAAAATTATTAATCATGTTATAAACGATATTATTTTTTTTACAATAAAATTTCATGCATTATATCCAATACAAGAACTACAAAATCAAAATATCACATTTAAAATTAAAATTACTAAAATCGAAGAACAAGAAGAAATAGAAACTGATTCAAATACTATAAAAAACATTTATGAACAAAAATTAAATCAAAAACAATATAAAAATATAAAAAATAATATTTACGCACAAATACAGAAAATAACTGAGAAATATCTTGAAGATCAAATAATTGATCAAATAATTAAAAAAAATATTATTTTAATACCACCAATTTTATTTAAACAAAACAAAAAAAATTTACATAAAGAATATGTAAAACAATATCACGAAAAAAATAGTAATATATTAGAAAAGAAATATCATTATAATTTTGATATAAAAGTTAAAAAGCAATTATGTATGCAAATTATATTAGATACTATCCTATCGAATGAAAAAATATTTGTAGACGAAAAAAATTTAACATCTTTAATTAATAAAATATCTTTAAATTATAAAAAACCAACAGAAATTATTAATTTATATAATAAAAATGAAACTTTTAAAAATACTATAAAAAACATAGAATTAAAAAATCAAGCTATAAAATTCTTAAAAAATAACGTTAATATAGTTGAAAAATATTGGACTTTTAATGATTTTATAAATTATGAATGGGAAACTTATAATGAGTTTGCTACATAA